The sequence below is a genomic window from Acidobacteriota bacterium.
CAGCTCCTCACCTTCACCCCGGCGCGGGACTTCGCGCCCGGCGAGGAGATCACCGTCACGCTCGACCTCTCGAAGCTGCGCGGCAAAACGGGACGAACGGGAACAGGAAGGGCCTCGACCTCGTTCAAGGTCGCGCCATGAGGGTCGTCACCGTCAACGTCGGCCTCCCGCGCGACGTCGCGTTCGGAAAGCGCCGCATGCGCACGGCCATCCTCAAGGATCCGACGAACGGCGCCGTCCCGCTCCGGCGCCTCGGCTTCGAGGGGGACGGGCAGGCCGACCCGCGCTATCACGGCGGCCCCGACAAGGCGGCCTACCTCTACCCGTTCGAGCACTACGCCTACTGGGCGGACGTCCTCGGGCGGAAGGACCTCGCGCCCGGCGCGTTCGGCGAGAACCTCACGACCGAGGGCCTCCTCGAGACGGACGTCCGGATCGGGGACGTCTTCGAGATCGGGACGGCGCGCGTCCTCGTCACGCAGCCGCGGACGCCGTGCGCGAAGCTCGGCGCGAAGTTCGGATCGATGACGTTCG
It includes:
- a CDS encoding MOSC domain-containing protein — encoded protein: MRVVTVNVGLPRDVAFGKRRMRTAILKDPTNGAVPLRRLGFEGDGQADPRYHGGPDKAAYLYPFEHYAYWADVLGRKDLAPGAFGENLTTEGLLETDVRIGDVFEIGTARVLVTQPRTPCAKLGAKFGSMTFVRTFATAGRPGFYLRVVQEGMVEAGDAIARVSTDPKRPTVAEVYGS